TATGGTGTACTTTTACTCTCGAGAATTATTTAAATTTTTCTTTAAAAATGTTGTGATTAGATATGTTTTGACGACGCATATTCAACGCATGTGTTTCTTCTAGTTCTGATTTAATCGATTGCATTAAATAACCTTGCATAGCTTCAACAGATTCATTTTTTTGTAACAACATAGCTTTAAAACGTTTTAAGACACTGACAATTTCAAACTCCAATTCTTCTAAACGATAATATGTATCATGTGCATTATTAAATGACTTTTTTCCTTTGAGTAAAACACTTTTTATAATACGGATATCTTTAATTTCAAAATTACTTAAATAACTTTTGATTTGCGAGGGTAATTCCTCAAGAAGTTGAAATTTTAAAGCGTCATTATTAAATTTGGTGTTTGGATGATATGAATGTATTTTGATAGAAGTATCATTCATATCATTCATATCATTATTGTTAGTATTTATATAATCAGTATTGTTTATATAAGTATCATTTGATTTTGATTTTCGAAATTCTTGTTTTTTGATTTTCAAAATACCGGATTTTTGATTTTTGCGAATCTGGTATTTTGATTTTCGAAATTCCAGATTCGTATTGTGTTTTGAAGATTTTTGGGGTTCTAATATATATATTTTATTTGGTTTATTTAAGCCTATTCTTTCTTGCTCTAAAAGATTAAAATTTTCCAACTCTCTTTTTATTTTAGTTACTTTTTGGGTTCCACAATTTAAAATTTCACATAATTCTTTAGTAGTAAATATTAAATATACATTCCCATTTTCATCAATCCAATTGTTTATTTTAGATAATTCA
This region of Gammaproteobacteria bacterium genomic DNA includes:
- a CDS encoding Replication initiator protein A; the encoded protein is MSNFKRITIQEFDQERFYKLYKFLFEDNYFRKLSDSAKIAYCMFRDRFELSKINNWIDENGNVYLIFTTKELCEILNCGTQKVTKIKRELENFNLLEQERIGLNKPNKIYILEPQKSSKHNTNLEFRKSKYQIRKNQKSGILKIKKQEFRKSKSNDTYINNTDYINTNNNDMNDMNDTSIKIHSYHPNTKFNNDALKFQLLEELPSQIKSYLSNFEIKDIRIIKSVLLKGKKSFNNAHDTYYRLEELEFEIVSVLKRFKAMLLQKNESVEAMQGYLMQSIKSELEETHALNMRRQNISNHNIFKEKFK